From Topomyia yanbarensis strain Yona2022 chromosome 1, ASM3024719v1, whole genome shotgun sequence, one genomic window encodes:
- the LOC131676973 gene encoding hydroxylysine kinase, with product MEMKMIPPKKRLSVEAFAPSIDDSNGRTGSGESDAVTLKPGSKIRPIVTEEDVRKLAERLYGIIILEMCELDSYDDKNYLIQADRLIKNPILKTVSPNGYVLKIANSLDSQNELFFEGQTEVMHRLVSHQIRCPLPIRNIFGKFHSLEKLGQSKHVVRLLEYIPGKVFHGVPHPERLFYQAGMFIARVDAALKGIKHEGVLQRESVWKLDNFLKLEEFLYVIKDEHRKDIVEQVLVAFQKRIVANSEELERGVIYGDFNEHNIIVNRMDDNPKEYDIAGIIDFGDICYSYYVFELAIAMTYMMLESNDLDTGGLIMAGYGMLRLIPPHEKAILKVAIAARLCQSLVLGLYTSTVDENNQYILSTQTRGWGLLEALWAEKEKDLLERWEKVAVQFLTRSPK from the exons ATGGAAATGAAAATGATCCCCCCGAAGAAGCGCCTCTCGGTGGAGGCATTCGCACCTTCGATAGACGATAGTAATGGCCGCACGGGCTCAGGTGAAAGTGATGCGGTGACACTTAAGCCAGGTTCGAAAATACGACCCATCGTAACCGAGGAAGATGTTCGAAAGCTCGCGGAACGACTGTACGGCATCATCATACTGGAGATGTGCGAGCTGGATTCGTATGACGATAAGAACTATTTGATCCAGGCGGACAG ACTCATAAAAAACCCCATCCTCAAGACGGTCAGCCCGAACGGATACGTTCTGAAGATTGCCAATTCACTGGACTCTCAGAATGAGCTGTTCTTCGAGGGACAAACGGAGGTCATGCATCGGCTGGTCAGTCATCAGATCCGCTGCCCATTGCCGATCCGAAACATCTTCGGCAAGTTTCATTCCCTGGAAAAGTTAGGCCAAAGCAAACACGTAGTACGGCTGCTCGAGTACATACCGGGGAAGGTTTTCCACGGAGTGCCCCATCCGGAGCGTTTGTTCTACCAGGCGGGAATGTTTATCGCTCGAGTTGATGCGGCTCTGAAG GGCATCAAACATGAAGGCGTTTTGCAGCGCGAATCGGTCTGGAAGCTGGATAACTTCCTCAAGTTGGAGGAGTTTCTATATGTTATTAAGGATGAGCATCGTAAGGATATAGTTGAGCAAGTTTTGGTGGCCTTCCAGAAGCGAATCGTGGCCAACAGCGAAGAATTAGAGCGCGGTGTAATATATGGAGACTTCAACGAACATAACATCATCGTTAACCGCATGGATGATAACCCGAAGGAGTACGACATAGCTGGGATCATTGATTTCGGTGATATCTGCTACTCATACTATGTGTTTGAGCTGGCCATCGCAATGACCTACATGATGCTGGAGTCAAATGATTTGGACACCGGAGGTCTAATCATGGCTGGGTACGGCATGTTGAGATTGATTCCACCGCACGAAAAAGCCATACTGAAGGTGGCGATTGCTGCTAGATTGTGCCAAAGTTTGGTGTTAGGGCTTTACACATCGACCGTGGACGAGAACAATCAGTACATTCTATCAACGCAGACCCGGGGATGGGGTTTGCTCGAAGCGTTGTGGGCTGAGAAGGAAAAAGATCTTTTGGAACGCTGGGAGAAGGTGGCGGTTCAGTTTCTGACTCGAAGTCCGAAATGA
- the LOC131676974 gene encoding Y+L amino acid transporter 2, giving the protein MVSEAENQLAEKDADGDAATETGGGNKIVLKRKITLINGITIIVGTIIGSGIFVSPAGVFLYTKSVGASLVIWTLSGILSTVGALCYAELGTCITRSGGDYAYLLVAFGPLVGFLRLWMALLIIRPTTQAIVALTFAQYAVKPFFPDCEPPDNAVRLLAAVCLCFLTSINCISTKWAMKIQDVFTLAKLTALISIILAGIWFMSTEKSENFDNAWEGDYALSSLAYAFYSGLFAFGGWNYLNFVTEELENPYKNLPRAIWIAMPMVTGIYVFVNMAYFAVVPRHDMLASIAVAVNFGYRMFGAVAWLVPIFVALSCFGGVNGILFTSARLFSTGAQEGHLPAWFSLVHVRRQTPIPALIFTCATSILTLFCADVVALINYFSQILWLSVAACVAGLLWLRVTKPNMPRPIRVNLALPIIFLTCCLVLVLLPSFTEPLNLLIGLGITLSGVPVYYVCVVWNSSKRSRNRPMAWVERGCQILFNAAFVGCHHDRKNDREMSDMQTSIVDEKNVYN; this is encoded by the exons ATGGTTAGTGAGGCGGAAAATCAACTCGCTGAGAAGGATGCGGACGGAGATGCGGCTACCGAAACTGGCGGTGGGAACAAGATTGTTCTGAAACGGAAGATTACTCTGATCAATGGGATAACGATCATCGTCGGGACGATCATTGGATCGGGGATCTTCGTTTCACCTGCCGGTGTTTTCCTGTACACCAA ATCCGTCGGAGCATCGCTGGTTATCTGGACACTGAGCGGAATCCTGTCGACGGTGGGAGCCCTGTGCTATGCCGAGCTCGGTACCTGCATCACCCGATCCGGGGGCGACTACGCATATCTACTTGTTGCCTTCGGACCACTTGTTGGCTTTCTGCGGCTCTGGATGGCACTGCTCATCATCCGGCCCACCACCCAG GCCATCGTAGCGTTGACCTTCGCACAGTACGCGGTGAAGCCGTTCTTTCCCGACTGCGAGCCGCCGGACAACGCAGTTCGACTGCTAGCCGCCGTTTGTCTGTGCTTCCTGACCAGCATCAACTGCATCTCGACCAAGTGGGCCATGAAGATACAGGATGTGTTCACGCTGGCTAAACTGACAGCCCTGATTTCCATCATCCTGGCCGGAATTTGGTTCATGAGCACGGAGAAATCGGAAAATTTTGATAACGCCTGGGAGGGGGATTATGCCCTGTCCAGCCTGGCGTACGCGTTCTATTCGGGCCTGTTCGCCTTTGGCGGGTGGAACTATCTGAACTTTGTCACCGAGGAGCTAGAGAACCCGTACAA GAACCTCCCGCGCGCCATCTGGATCGCAATGCCCATGGTTACCGGCATCTACGTATTCGTCAACATGGCCTACTTCGCCGTCGTTCCACGGCACGACATGCTCGCATCGATCGCAGTGGCGGTAAACTTTGGCTACCGAATGTTCGGTGCCGTAGCCTGGTTGGTACCGATCTTCGTTGCGCTTAGCTGCTTCGGTGGTGTCAACGGTATTCTGTTCACCTCGGCTCGATTGTTTTCGACGGGTGCGCAAGAGGGACACCTTCCCGCCTGGTTCTCGCTGGTACACGTGAGACGTCAGACCCCGATACCGGCGTTAATTTTCACC TGCGCCACTTCAATCCTAACACTGTTCTGTGCCGATGTGGTTGCTCTCATCAACTACTTCAGCCAGATTCTGTGGCTCTCCGTGGCTGCCTGTGTAGCCGGCCTACTGTGGTTACGAGTGACCAA ACCCAACATGCCACGTCCGATTCGCGTAAACCTAGCGCTTCCGATCATCTTCCTAACGTGCTGTCTGGTACTGGTCCTGTTACCGTCATTCACCGAACCGCTGAACCTGCTGATCGGTCTCGGAATCACTCTATCCGGCGTACCAGTGTACTACGTCTGCGTGGTTTGGAACAGCAGTAAACGATCACGGAATCGTCCGATGGCTTGGGTTGAACGGGGTTGTCAGATACTGTTCAATGCGGCCTTTGTGGGCTGTCATCACGATCGAAAGAATGACCGGGAAATGTCCGACATGCAGACTAGTATCGTGGACGAGAAGAATGTGTACAACTGA